The genomic stretch taatattttcttcattctcctcAAAGCTTTGATTTCCCAGAAGTCAAGGCATCAGAAGCcagggcagaaagggaaaaaaaaagttcactgaaTACAACAGAGTAACTtgagaaaggaattaaaatttcCACACTGCCTTCTGCCATCTCCACCACCTTATTTCCCCCAATTCTCTTGTTAAGAAGtacagaacaggggcgcctgggtggcgcagtcggttaagcctccgacttcagccaggtcacgatctcgcggtccgtgagttcgagccccgcgtcaggctctgggccgatggctcggagcctggagcctgtttccgattctgtgtctccctctctctctgcccctcccccgttcatgctctgtctctctctgtctcaaaaataaataaaaaaaaaaaaaaaaaaaaaaaaaaaaaaagaagtacagaaCATGCAGTAACTCAGACTAAAAGGGATGCCACGACTCCTTCAAGGCAGAAACAACTACGCCAAGAAAGTACAGGTGAGCATTCAAAGGGTTGCCAGGTACCTTtctgcgtgtgcatgtgtgttgcgCATCactatcgtgtgtgtgtgtgtgtgttgttgttgtgttttacCAACACAATATTAAGCAACAAATATTAAGCAACAAATGAACTTCCTATAACTCTTCTCTATTTTCTCAAGTCTGTAATACTTTATGACCCAAATCAGCCACGACACTAATCTGCTGACAGGAACAATTTTAATGCTACGATTATTGTAGCACTGTAATAACACAGCACTCATTTCCAGAGCAGTCCATTACATTTTACTGGTAGAGAAATAATCATCACTTATGCAATGCAACCGTTATTTCCTAGGTGGCATGCTTGGGATCCTTCCAAATCTTCCCAAGAATATTTATCACTTGTTTCCACAAGAACTATGTCTcttaagggactttttttttttttaatgtttatttactggggaaggggggagatgagagggggagggacaaagagagaaggacacagagaatcccaagcagactccgtgctgtcagtgcagagtctgacgtggggcttgaatttaacAGCCCAAGATCAAGAACTGCATGCTCTACCAAGGTAGTcagccagacgcccctcttttttataaatatgttttcaacAAAACTGCAATAGAAAAATTCTCAGCCTTTATTTGTAATTGGAGAGGTTTGTGTAATATAGATCATCTGCAGTAGGTATCTCCTATGTCAGCAACTATGGCctattgtaaaacattttttacacATACCTCTAAATTTATGATTAATCTAATATCATCTCATTTATCATAGGATTCTACACTTTCTGTATATTGTGGTCTCCTCTAAGTTATGATGCCACTGAATctttaacgttttttaaaaaaggtttttagtGATAATAGTGAAAATTTAAAGGGAGTTGCCACTTGACCACATGTCaccaaaaggataaaaaataaatctgacagAGGATAAGAAAAATGATGGCAGTATCTCTACAACAATTCTGTTGTCAGAAAAGGTTGCTGTTGGAAtctaaattctaatttttctattattatttctcttcctctaaaAATGTCTCAGTCCCAGCAGAATTTCTAAATACCAATACttaccttctctcctcttcctgttcAATATGAAAATGTCCCTTTACCACACATTATATCAATCTTCAAACAAATACAAGTTGTTTAAAAAGGCAGGTACATACTGTAGTTAAGTGAACCAggcagttaaaaggaaaaaaaaattattaatagcaACAGacctccccacccatcccccccacaacacacacactccGTAAAATGGAGGCTAATCCAAGTTCTGGGGACTGTATCAAACTGGGAAAATGCTGAAACCAACAGAATCCTGAGAAATGCAGAAATTAAATATATCAGTCTTTGGAAGTGGTTTTAATatatctgctttaattttttttaatgtttatttttgagagagaaaaagagcattagcgggggaggagcagaaagagagagggagacacagaatctgaagcaggctccagacactgagctgtcagcacagagccccacgaggtgctcaaactcaagaaccaggagatcatgacgtgagccaaattcagacacttaagtgactgagccacccaggtgccccaatatatctGCTTTAAAAGTGGCATACTACAATTGTACTTTCATCACTCATTGATATTAGGATTAATGGATGAAGTGTGTTAAAAATACCCATTAGTTTgaatttctctgtgtgtgtgtgtgtgtgtgtgtgtgtgtgtgtgtgtgtgtaaataaactGGGGAAGTTGTTTAGGTATATCAGAGAATCTCCATCAAGGGCAAACAGTACAAATAACTGAATAGAGGTTACTCAAACACTAGGTATGgattttaagatattttccaaGGAAGGAAACAAGATAAAACAGAGTAAACCATGTTAAATATACCAtaccatgaaaaacaaaataaagatgaaagaatagATGTCATTAATCAAAGCATAGCTGAAACATTCTAAGTTCTTCAAGTGACCTGCTACCATCAAGtatgaatttataaaacaaaataacattagTATTTAATGTAAGGCTTTGAACAAGTAACATTAAACATTCACACAAAAACGATTTTCTATATATGATCATGATGGTGGGGACTTACATTACATGTATGGAAGTGGTTCTCACACTTTTATATACTCagatttacaaatgaaaaactacTAGCAGCTTAGTTCTTTAAGTATTATAATGTATCACAATTCCCAAACATAATAAATATGCACCATTTCCTTCCAACACAAAAAGGAGGTCATCTGCAGTACCCTGAATGGGCAGTAAATCACATGAATAGATCCTGGGGGTGGCCAAGCCTCCTTTGTAAATATAGCTTTCAAGTGTTTGAAAGGCTCCAGAGTAGATGGATGACCATTAAGGTTCCTTTCAACACTCTGAAGCTATGACAGCAGAAATTGCTTACCCAGAAACTGCATCTGAGATTATTAACACTGAGATTAGTACAAAAGCACTAGTTAGAACTACTTGGTACAGTCCACACCCTAAGTAACTGCTGGACAATAAAATTCAGTCTGTGACCTATTCATCTTCATCTGATACAAATGACTGGAGAGAACATGCTTAACAGGGAAAATTCAATGCAGTCTTAACTACATATTGCTTTGCTTTCCAGGCTAATCAATAATGTTGCTAGAGAATAAAAACATGACCTGATCCATTCCTGTGTAAAACACTGAGCTTGGTCAATATTCCCTTTAAAGAGCTGTCAGAAACCACTGCCCCAAACTGTCAGTACTTGCATTTTTCTAGGGAAATCATTCTACTTTTGTAAGTAAAACACAAGTTTTTTCATGCtaccaaaataatattaatactgAAACAAGATCATAGATGTTATAGATCATATTATGAAGCTTCATGTAGGGAAAGCATCTacactgtgtatttatttatctatgcAAACATCATGTACTGTGTGCAACACTTTTACTTACCCACATATGAAAGCATTTcacataaacatacattaaaGTTTTGTAAACAATATTGCAAATACAATATAATAAGCAGATTCCAGCCTTCCATTCTTTtattcactcagtaaatatttactgaagtcTTACCAAAATGCCAGGCATGAGGGACAAACTAGGGGGCAAAACCAGAAATGATACCTGCCCTCAGGAATCTCAAAATCAATTGGAAAATACCAGTCCAAATCTTGCAAAACTGCTAGGaaacaaattaagaaacaaaactgcaaaAGCTAATTAAGAAATTAGCGATTATTCGCATTGCCAGAACTTCTTTCCAAATAATTCAACCAACTTTGTAGTCTAACATGGCACTCAAATTCATGACCaggagatcaagggtcacatgctctacagactgagcccttttttattttttaattaaaattttttataatcatttttttttttttagagagagagagagagaaagtacatgtcactaaggggcagagggaggggggggggggggaagagagagaaaaagagaatcccaagccggctcctcactctcagcagagagcctaaagctgggctcaaacccagcaaccgtgagatcacgacctgagccaaggtcagatgcttaactaatgagccacccaggcccttaTAATCAGTCATTCTTGACTCATTTTTCTCACACCCCACATCTGCTCCATCAGTAAATCCTCTACCTTTGAAACACATCCAGTGGTCAGAGGCACTATCTTCCCTTACCTGGTCTCTCAATGATGCCTATATCATAATCCCCAACACCTGcgagtattttattttacacagtAGAAGGTACTTTGTGGCTGTGATTAAATTAAGAACCTCAAaatgggagattatcctggattatctaggtggaCCCAGTATAACCACATGTGTCTTTTAACAGGGAGAGAAGTTtgtcagagagaaacaaagatatgaagattctaggggcgcctgggtggctcagtcggttaagcggccgaattcggctcaggtcatgatctcgcggtccgtgagttccagccccgcgtcgggctctgtgctgacagctcagagcctggagcctgtttcaggtactgtgtctccctctctctgaccctcccctgttcatgttctgtctctccctgtctcaaaaataaataaaacgttaaaaaaaattaaaaaaaaaaaagatatgaagatTCTAtcctgctggctttgaaaatgaaggGGTCAGGAGCCAAAGAATGCAGGTGGCCTGTAAAAACTGGAAAGCTTCGgcaaatggattctcccctagttTCTCTAAAAGGAAcacagcagggcacctgggtggctcagtcccttaaaccctgactcttgatctcagctcaggtcataatctcaaggggTTGTGAGACAGAGCCCAGGGGCGACTGAGcccctgcattggctctgtgccaacagtgtggagcctgcctgggattctcttttgtcctcactctctggccctcccccattcgtccacgccctttcaaaataaataaatgaacttaaaaaaatacataaaaggaacGCAGCCATCTGATTTTAGCCTAGGGAGATATCTGACCTGTGTAAGAGAACAAATTTGTGTTGTCTTAGCCAGTATATTTTCTGTAATTAGCAcaaggaaactaatacaacctCCTAGTCTCTCTGCTTCAACTTTTTCCCCTCTTTTGGCCTCAGAGCTGCAATccaaataatcctttaaaaaatgtaaatcacaaGAGCTCACCCGTCTGCTTGAAATCTTCCAATAGtttttgggtgcctggctggctcagtcaaaagaaCAGGTGACTCTTCATCTTCagctcctgagttccagccccatgttgggtgtagagatgaataaacttaaaatcttcCCATAGTTTTTGAATTCAGACAGTGTGAAAACCCAAAGTCCTCCTAAGAACCTTCACCTCATATCATAGGCTAGTTTCCCTTGTGGCAGATTGCTGTTTTTGTATGAATCCAGGCATGCTCTAGCCTCCGGTACTTTTCCTTTTGACTAAAATCAGTCCCCACATCTCTAAGGCTTACATCCTTCAGGTCTTTTTTCCCAAATGTTATTTCTCAGGAAGACTTATCCTGAATATTCCTTCCAAAAATTTTGACGCCCACACTTCCTATCCCTTCCCTCccttaaatgtttctttagtACTTAGCACCCAATATAATACATATCTGATTTACATTTACTGCCCATTTCCAAGAAAGCTAGAATTTTCACGTTGACTACTGCTGCATCCCCAGAAGCTGGGACACTACCTGGCACGTATTAACCACTTCATCAATATTTGCTGACTGAATCAATGACCCATGTGAGGATTCTTGGAATGGTCAAGCTAcgattaataaacaaacaaacaaaaaggtaatAAGGGGGGGAAATAACCCAAACAGGTATTAAAAGGTAAACTACGTGACtgcatcaaaaatgaaaatattctggagacGCAAAAAACTGGTAAACAATTTTTCAACAAAGAACGCagcaaaatgcatttttctcGGCATTTCTTCCCGAAACGCTCGCACCTGCCAAGCAGGTCTtggcaaataaatattttgcctTTCTATAAAAACTATGATTCTGACGTAGCAAATCTGGGAGAAAGTCGGTACAGAGGAAAGGCACGGTCATGGAAAGGCGCCCAGCCGTCCGTGCTCCCCTCCCTAGCCCCCCagttccccaccctcccaccgtCTTTAGGGCAAAATCCCTCCGAACCGGGGCCTGCGGAGGCTGAGGCCGGAAGGCGAGACGCGCGCCCCCACCCGCGAAGCCCTGACACCCCGAACGTCTTATTTGGTGACTGGGGCAGCGTCGTGGGGGTCTGCCACAGAGCCTCGGGCAGCGCCGCGAGGGTCTGTCACACAGCCTCGGGGCTCAGGCTAGAGGGAAAAAGGGCACGGACAGCGCCGCACTGGGGAACTCGCCCCGGATCTCAAGTGGAAAGGCTACGGTGCGTGAGGCGGTCGCTCGGACCTCAAGGCACAGACCTGTACACCTCCGCAGACTCCAAAAGCAGCGGCGCTCGGACAGCGCGGCTCCACCACTGGCTTCGGCCACCAGAGCCCCGCCCCCAACTTGCCTCCTCCCGGCTGCAGCACGGTCACGGACGCTCGCCGGCAGAGGCCCAGCCACCCACTCTCGCCCTTTGAGCTGCCCCTGCCTCTCAAACTCAAACCCTGAGGCACAGGGGGCGGGACAATAGGGGAGGCTGCGCCCAATCCCGACCGAACTCCGCCCACTAGGCTCGCTGCCGGAACTACATGTCCCATAAGGCCACGGCTTTTCACCGGAAAGAGGCTCGCCGATGTGGGGGAGGAGCCCAAAAAGGACTGTGGGAGAAAGGCTCTTTCCTTTCCGTCTGGCGGCAGCCATCAGGTAGGCTGTGTTGGTGGTATTCGCTGTTTCATCCGCCGCTGATCTCCCTTCGACTCGGCCATCCAGACTCGGGGACCCTGCGTCCTCGGAGCTTCTCCTGTCTTCTGTGTGGCGCGAGTTCGATCAGGATGCGGGGCTGCGCGGGCGTGGAGAGGCGGCCCCCGGAATGGGCTGGGGCGATGATGTGATGGCGGCGCGAATTCGAGCGGGGCCTGGAGCgtgaagggaaaggaagcatgGGGCTGAGGGATGGGAGGCCGGGCCTAGAGGGTCTTAAAGCGAGGCCTGCGGGTTGGGTGGAGTAAGGGCTTTTTCCTCAAGAGTTAACCTTGGAGGCAGTGGCTGTAGCACTTTTCCCTGTCGTGTCTGCGAGCTCGCTTTGCAGGCCAAGCCCTCGGGGACGCCGCCTGCCGCAGCCCTCAGCCCCCATCAATGCCCAAGTCTAATGCCATTCATGTGTCCAACAAAAATGTACCGATTACCTCTCTGCGCTGCTCCGTGCTGGGGTCGCAGAGGTGACAGCGCTGCTTGCCTTGAGCGCGGAAGTGGGGGTTGGGCTGGCTAGCCTTTGCATTTCTTGCATAGCCATTTTCAGCCTCCGTGGTTTCCTTCTGGCCGGTGGGGAACTAAGATGGACGCAATCTTGCcatattttaaatgcatgatGTTTTTTAGTTCAAAGGTAAGCCAAGATGGGCGCTTACAAGTACATCCAGGAGCTATGGAGGAAGAAGCAGTCCGACGTAATGCGCTTTCTTCTCAGGGTGCGCTGCTGGCAGTATCGCCAGCTTTCTGCGCTCCACAGGGCCCCCCGCCCAACCCGGCCCGATAAAGCGCGCAGACTGGGTTACAAGGCCAAGCAAGGTGAGCGGACTCTGCGTGGATGCTTAAATAAAGTTTGTTCTTGGGGAAATTGTAGAAACCGGTAATTAGAGGTATATGCCCCAGTGCCTTCCATCACTTAAGGCTTTGTTGGTAACTGCATTCGGCTTAGCAAAAAGCCCGGAAGTTGCTGAGGGGTAAACCCTGGACAGAGTCGTCTAAAGTAGCGAGAGTGTTTTAGATTACAAATCTGTAGGAGTCTGGACTGAAGCAAAACAACAGCATGAAGTGGGAATAAGAAGTTAATCTCCCTGTGCCATCAACGTAGAGTACTTTGAAAAACCCtggaatgtgttcatttttagaaTAAGTCTTAGATGggtatttgttttactttcatcGGATACATATGCGGCTTATGATCTGAAATATATTTGATGTTGCAGCATTTAGTGGCAAGTCATGGAGGCTTCCATTCTTACCTCTTTTACAAGGCCACTGTAAATTTGTTTTTACAGGTTATGTCATATATCGGATTCGTGTGCGACGTGGTGGCCGCAAACGCCCAGTTCCTAAGGGTGCTACCTATGGCAAGCCTGTCCATCACGGTGTCAACCAGCTGAAGTTTGCCCGAAGCCTCCAGTCTGTTGCAGAGGTAAGTGGATCTTTCAGTAGCAGTTGTACCGATCACCTGGAGATAGTGAAGGACTCTGATTGATAACTTGAGCCCCGCTGTGTTTAAAACGCAGTTTGTGATTTTTACTTCAGTCTTGGTAAAGTGTTGCTGTCCCAAGAGTCTTTGTTACTAACCTGTCTTTGTGTATAACGGAAAGTGTTTTATGATTAGCGTGAACCTTGGAACCTGAGCTTTTGAAGGGCGGTAAACTTTTGTCTTAAAGAGCACATTTCCCAGATGTGTATAAGCTGTGCATTTATTGATATGGCTAATTTTCTATGTTCTGGTCATAAGTTGTCTTTCTCGGTTAGTAAATGAAGCTGTACTCTGTCCCAGAGGTTGACCTAACAAGGGCCTTGTTGCCCTCTGTaagctaaaaatgttttatttttgtttttaaaagaaaaggcaaaaacgaCCTACACTCAAGAGACCATAGTGGCCTGCGAAGCCTAAAATAATAGGCTAAATATTAAGTTTCACATGAAAGGTTTGCTGATCCCTCAGTTGTGTTAGGAAAAGATAAGGTTCCTAAATTTTGTTGGCCAGGTATCGGAGAGGGGGATAATAGACAACAGTTTCAAATCTTAAGAATGTTTACATGGGTTATTTTAGTAAGTCTTCCTTATACTTTGGGTGCTAGCCTCTGGGGAGATGCTTAGTAAAATACTTGACTGCTTAAGTGAACGGCCTATGCCTTTGTCTAGTGTGTAAATTAAAGAGACTTCTTCCTAATTTCCTACTATGGGAAATGGAAGGCTGACCTTGggtctttttttcctattctagGAGCGAGCTGGACGCCACTGTGGGGCTCTCAGAGTCTTGAATTCTTACTGGGTTGGCgaagattccacatacaaattcTTTGAGGTTATCCTTATCGATCCATTCCATAAAGCTATCAGAAGAAACCCCGACACCCAGTGGATCACCAAACCAGTCCACAAGCACAGGGAGATGCGAGGGCTGACATCTGCAGGCCGCAAGAGCCGTGGCCTCGGAAAGGGTCACAAGTTCCACCACACTATTGGTGGTTCTCGCCGTGCGGCTTGGAGAAGACgcaatactctccagctccaccGTTACCGTTAATACAAGTAATGTTTGTAAAATTCTTACCTAATAAACAATTTAGGACAGTCATGTCTGCTTAAAAGTGTTCTTTAATTTGTCTGTTAAAATTAGTTGTCTGCAGATTGTTCCATGAATGCATTGTCAAATTATGAAAGTTAAAGTGCAATAATGTTTGAAGACTATAAGTGATGGTGTATCTTGTTTCTAATAAGATAAACACTTGTGTCTTTTGCTTTATCTTATTAGGGAGTTTATATGTCAGTGTTTAAATGCTGTTTGGTATAATAGGtgtaaaataaattctgtaaaaGTGGAATGCAGAAGCTAGCCATGTAGATTTGTTGGTGCATGTAATGAAACCTACAGCTTCATTGGGGTGATGTTATGCTCTGCTGGTTTACTCTCAAATGTTTGTTCTTAGGGGGTTGGTAAGAACAagctttttaaattggattttgcTTGGAAACGTGAAGAATATCCTAATCTTTTATCGTGATGATATGCAGAAAAATGTTAACTGGGAACCACATTTTTAGGTTGAGTCC from Panthera uncia isolate 11264 chromosome C2, Puncia_PCG_1.0, whole genome shotgun sequence encodes the following:
- the RPL15 gene encoding 60S ribosomal protein L15; the encoded protein is MGAYKYIQELWRKKQSDVMRFLLRVRCWQYRQLSALHRAPRPTRPDKARRLGYKAKQGYVIYRIRVRRGGRKRPVPKGATYGKPVHHGVNQLKFARSLQSVAEERAGRHCGALRVLNSYWVGEDSTYKFFEVILIDPFHKAIRRNPDTQWITKPVHKHREMRGLTSAGRKSRGLGKGHKFHHTIGGSRRAAWRRRNTLQLHRYR